ttttaattgattgaaagCCCTACTGTAGTTGTGTGGATGACGTCTGTGACGTTCTATGtacccttagaacccattttcattcacatatctttaggTCAGAGTCAAAGGACCTGTTtggtatggcatggttggtaccgatggattcatcaggtttgttagtttcatatgatgccagtatcttcactctagctttaaaactgagcccgttacaacctaaaaatcgcaagttgcgttgatGAAATTAGGTctgttaaaacaattttgcatTAAAGCTGGtccattacaaataaataaaatcatatcaAAATAAAGAACTATTAATACAAGCTAAAGAGTTGTTCCATATTTGTTTGTGGTCATGGTAAATTCAGTATAATGTCTGTTCTGGCAGAAATAAACTGTTTGGAATGGAGAGCTCGTATAACAACTACAGCTGGGCAATAAATCAAAGTTATCCAAACTATCAGTCAACTGACGctgatattattttattattttggttACATTAATGTGAAACAGctttaaactgtatttttcagatCTGACAGGCTGCAGTACGGTTCAGTTACACCTTCATCCTTTCATTTTTCTTACTTCATTAAACTGTTGCCTCTCAGTGTTAAGGCATCGCATCCACATTTCTAATTCTTTAATAATCTTTAAGCACAAAGCACAAATAACTGAAGCTGAAACATCATAACATTATAAACTGCATATGAATATAAGGAAATCTGGGCAACAAAAAGGTCTCCTCATTTGATTCTGCCCAGCTCTGGCAGCAACCAATCCAACTTTAATTAAGCATTTTGCTCTAACATGCTTCATAACTGGGACACAgctgttttatttctattgCTTATAGTTACAACCTTCAGCATGGCTTGAGAGCCGTTTTATCTACGTATATATCCTGGCGTAGTGTGGGGGGAGTGTGCGCTGGTACTTCCTTTATGTTCGACAGTTAGTACCGCATACTATACCAGTACACAAAGTTATACAGCAGCATAGTAACCTTTCAACACGGTGCAGCAAGTGAAGTGCAGCTACTAGTCTCGGTCCTCTCAAGATGTCTACTATTTATGCCAAACCAGATTTAACAACGGAGGTGAGATACAACAGAAAGGTGCAGGAAGAGTGGGAGGAATGGGGGGTTGTTATCTACGAGTGTACAGACGTTATCAGAGAAGACCACGCTGATATTCAGTCACACAAAGGAGGTAAGTGAGAAATTATgactaattaatattattaaaaaaaatcattgtatgTTGGTGGTTTTTCCTTTAAATCATGTTGGActgatgtgatgatgagactCATCTTTCCAATCCTAGAGGAACTGCAGCCCATCAGCATCTATGTTTGTTTCTATAGACCTACATGTACGCTATGAAACCttgtgttttacagctgttATGCTGCTGTTATTTGGTGCCACTTTATTTCAAATTACCACAAagttttttaaacacaaacttGTTTTAGGCGTCATTCCTGTTGGTCATGAGAAAATATAAACAGGAAATGAAACATTCAACCAAGataagctggtttactaaatggatttcccctctaatgaacaattatataacaaacatgataAATGTCAGCATTTCAGAGAAAAAATCAGATCCATTTCATCTTTTTgccgccatgttgcagtactTTAGCCTGTGATGTCACTCGGTGGGTTAGCTCGGCTGAGTTACACCGATAAAACGGTAGAGACCGTGAGAGACGGAGACTGAGAagacacaggacagaagaaaacaaaagacggGACACTGATGTATTGttcctggatgtaaagatgagttttagaatgttaaaaacaaggacaaaacAGTCCATGGTGGAGGGATTGAAGTGAGGACTTATATATatgacttatatatatatatatatataatagttcaTTAGAGTATAAATTCCTTTAGTAcaccagcttaacttggttgaacgGTTCCTCTTTCACGATCATAATTTCTGAGAACTGACGAAGCACTAACTCTGGTCAAGATACATTTGCCACAGAGGTGTTAACCACAAGACATGAAGAAAGGAAGTGCAGCATGACAAGGTCTCTAACATCATTATCAAttcagagagaaaggagagagagacactgaagAGGGGGAGGATGCAAAGTTGTAAGTCAGTTGTGCATTTAGAAGTTCCTTTATAACTCAACATATGAGATGAGTTCATATTTGTTTTACCTTGAAATAATAATTGGTTCACAGAAGTGTTGAAATGTTTCTGACAGATGTCACCCCACCACAGTTAAACGTTATCCTAACAGCGGGAAATGTTAAAAACTATGAGATCCATGTTGGTTCCCTTTAATGGACtcgctctctgtgtgttttgtcacTTCAGGACCGCTCACTGAGAAACATCCTCCAGCCGTCCAAACGAGGCCTTTCagggctgctgctctctgtctaGGAGTGCTGTGCTTTCTGATGATAATAGGAATCATCTTCTTATCCGTACAGTGtaagataaaaaacaacaccCAACAACTACTGAGCACAAAGTACTGAACCAATAATGTACTGAAATGGTCTCATCTTCAGGCTTTAAAGGCACTCGATTCAACTGTTAATTGTTGACTATTGAATGTGCGTTATCGCTCgctataagcatcatagatgtgggtcacgATAAGAACgtgttaatttgttttaacgccactaatttctttagcgtattaatgcaatcaatctttcggatgTTGTAgcaggctagagtgaagatactggcatcatatgaaagtagaaaacctaaagaatccatcggtaccaaccatgtcatactagctggtagtgaaggaggttaaataacgttccaaactcaacactgtcatggccattttcaaagtggtccccttgacctttgacctcaagatatgtgaatgaaaatgggttctatgagtaccaaAGAGTCAACATACAGAGGAGGTTAAAGGACAGGTACACCAAATAACTGAATCCCAATTTAATAGCGATATTTCATTATGCACAGGATGTAACTAAATTCGGTCTTCAGTTTAAAGCAGAATGATTTGCTGGTGTTGGTCTGTTTCTCACTTTGTTGTTCTCACTAGATATTTCTGTCATTTCGGAAAAAGACGAGCTGCAGACCCGATACGACCAACTGAGCTACAACAGCAGCCAGCTCCAGGAGAAAGTTTCAGGTAAGAAAGGTATCAAAATACCAAAATACACAGGATCTAACCTCACACTGCATATTAAAAAAGCATGAATATTTTCACGTCTAACTTGTTTtttgtaaaagtgaaattgaaactttggctgtcaaagttaacaagataataacgtgttaatttgttttaacgccactaatttctttaacgtattaacccaatcaatctttcggatgTTGTAgcaggctagagtgaagatactggtatcatgaaactagaaaacctaaagaatccattggtaccaaccatgtcatactagctcgtagtgaaggaggttaaataacgttccaaactcaacactgtcatggccattttcaaaggggtccccttgacctctgacctcaagatatgtgaatgaaaaatgggttctatgagtaccaaAGAGTCAACATACAGAGGAGGTTAAAGGACAGGTACACCAAATAACTGAATCCCAATTTAATAGCAACATTTTATTATGCACAGGATGTAACTTAATTCGGTCTTCAGTTTAAAGCAGAATGATTTGCTGGTGTTGGTCTGTTTCTCACTTTGTTGTTCTCACCAGATATTTCTGTCATTTCGGAAAAAGACGAGCTGCAGACCAGATACAACCAACTGGAGACCAGATACGACGAGCTGAGCTACAACAACAGCCAGCTCCAGGAGAAAGTTTCAGGTAAGAAAGGTTTCAAAATACCATAATACACAGGATCTAACTTCACACTGCATATTAAAAAAGCACGAATATTTTCACGTCTAACTTGTTTtttgtaaaagtgaaattgaaactttggctgtcaaagttaacaagataataacgtgttaatttgttttaacgccactaatttctttaacgtattaacccAATCAATATTTAggatgttgtagcgggctagagtgaagatactggcatcatatgaaactagaaaaacctaaggaatccatcggtatcaaccatgtcatactagctggtagtgaaggaggttaaataacgttccaaactcaacactgtcatggccattttcaaagtggtcctgttgacctctgacctcaagatatgtgaatgaaaatgggttctatgagtaccaaAGAGTCAACATACAGAGGAGGTTAAAGGACAGGTACACCAAATAACTGAATCCCAATTTAAtagcaacattttattttgcacaGGATGTAACTTAATTCTGTCTTTAGTTTAAAGCAGAATTATCTGCTGGTGTTGGTCTGTTTCTCACTTTGTTGTTCTCACCAGATATTTCTGTCACTTTGGAAAAAGACGAGCTGCAGACCAGATACGACCAGCTGAGCTACAACAACAGCCAGCTCCAGGAGAAAGTTTCAGGTAAGAAAGGTTTCAAAATACCATAATACACAGGATCTAACCTCACACTGCCTAATAAGCATAACTATTTTTACAttgtctttcttgtttttctcaAGACTTATCAGTCAACCACAATCAGTTACAGGATGAAGTAAAGCAGCTGAAGGGCAAAATTGAAGGTGAGAGAAGTTCAAAAACAGTAAACAGTCCCCGTTTGCATAAACTACCTTAAGTTTCAGACTTAAGTTTGTTTCTTATGCAAAATATTTCCCTAAGCTAAGGAGCTCATTTAGGAGCATTGCATAAATCCTCTTAGGTTGTCCCCTTACCTAAGTGTTTAGACTAAGGCTTTGACGCTAGTTACTGTCGAAATACAGAACAGCATTAATGATTTTGTCATTATAACTTCTCAAAAATGGacaaagagaataaaaaaagaaaaaagaaagccaAACTGGATGGAAGGTGAAATGTAGAACAAGAATATGGAAATCACAAACATATTATTCAAGTTCAACCCAGCGATAACCAATACACACAAGCAGAGGTTGTGGCAAGAAATAATCATCCAATTCAACTGTTAtcgggccattaaataggcgttatcagtcgctataagcaccatagatgtgggtcaatagggaactactatgcctactacgttgtaaaagtaaaagtgaaacctaaaagcaacacgttccaacatgtaaaactgaatgaaacgtcacgttttaaacactgaaaaaggcttctttaggtttagacgacaaaactacaacttcctcAGGctcaggcaataaaactacaacttcttcagctctaggcaacagaactacaacttctttaggtttaggaaacaaaaccacaactttAGCATAATTGTGTTCACTGCAGCAACTTTATACACAAAAATGATGAACTAAAACTGAAGCCTACTTGTTGATATATGCACAGTATGAGAAGGTATTATTAAAAACTATTGACGCTCTGTTCTGCAGTTTAGCTGCAATAAAACTTTAATGCTCTGTGATGTTATCTTGAATTATATTTCACAAATTATTTACCTTTTAAGAAACTGGTAAGAAAATGGTTACTAAGGTCCTTCAAGCAACGCATAAGGGAATACTTCAGTAGCTAAGGGCAAATACTTAGAGATCAAAGAGTTGTCCCTTACGACATCCTAAGGAAATCCTAATGGTGAATTTATGCAACTCATTTTTTTTAAGGCATCCTTAGATAAAAATTTAAGGGCAACCTTAGTCTAAGTGGTTTTATGCAACCGGGCACAGTATTAAACCAATTTACATGATATAAATTGACTCTGTCTTTACTTTTAAGTATAATTGTTTCATGCCGTTGAAATGGTTTGGTATGTGGAGATCTTTAACTAAACAGTGAAACTATTAATCAATTTGACACTGAATGACATGACATCTAtctttaaaacatgtttgaCATTTAGAGAAGTGGTGTCCTGAAGGATGGAGGAGATTTGGATGCAGTTGTTACTTTAAATCTAATGAGAGGAAAACTTGGTACAAAAGCAGAGAGTACtgtcagcagagaggagcagatcTGGTGGTCATAAACAACAAAGAGGAACAGGTGAGTGTGTTTATTACTGAGTGACTGATCTTAGATGTAACTGCCAGTGATCTGTTACTTTGGATCTGTTTCCTGTCTTGACCCTGTCAGATTTATTAGCCCGTTTGTTCTGCCTTCAGGTCCCGACTTGTAAGCCGGTTCATTGACTACTGATTCTAGTAAAGTGCCTGTACTTCAACCTGCTTTGACTCTGTGTACTGTATGCCAACAGGGAAGTGGACCCACCACTTCTCAAGCAATATATAATTAGCAATGATAATGCAAAAGGAACTGCATGTTTAGTGTTCATAAGGAagttaacatttcattttatcaGAATCTAttttaaaagagaaataaacTCATATGTTTTGAGAGTTTTTCCAAACATTTGAAATTATCTTGTTCATTAAATGTTTATTCAAGTCTTCACACAGGGTTCTTTTAAAGTCCGTCTTGGTTAGTGGTTGATTAATAGGGAAGAGTAAAGGTTAGAATGAGTAGAACAAAATTATATTTACTGAATGCTAACAGAgacagattagattagattagacacGATGATATATTTctaaatattcttatttaagaGAAAAGTGTGAAAAGTGAATGAAAATTCAATGAACAAGACCATTATAAATGTTATTGGAAAAACCTGCAAACATTTATCTTTACttctctttttaaaatgcattctgataaaattaaatgtttactttcttttattacacggctttgttaaatactcgattctgattggtcaatcacggcgttctacggtctgttatttctttataacagaccgataacagaccgttgctatggacacactcctgatgtcagactctggaggaccgttttgttgtaaaatcattgatttcttgagtaagtagtcgtgtaataagtgggataatgtacagctagcaggtcattgttgtgaaagaaaccccttcaggtcCACCCCTCTGCCAAGTGCCGCaccgccctgtcggggtttatttcacaccATAACCggttcgctgtacattatctcttacatgAACACTAAACATGCAGTCTCTTCTGCATCATCCTTTTCTCTGCTGATTTAAATTCCattagaaatatgtttttattatcatgCTGCTGTGTCCAATCTTCAGTGTGTGGTGAACAAGTGGATCCCCTTCCTTTTGTTCTGGCTGATTATCGTCTCTTGTCATCTACTAGGAGTTTGTCAATCAGCTGAATATGGATGGAGAGTCCTGGATTGGTCTACGGGAAATATGGACACAAAGATGGGAATGGGAATGGGTGGACGGATCACCGCTGACGGAAACGTGAGAcaatttaaagttttttttcttcaaacatcattaaaataagtatgaaaaagtagaataaaaactaaataaccttttttattgtatttcatcggtctgtttttttaatggacTTCAGAAATTGAATTAGATGAAAGAACCTTGATGCTTGAAGTTGCTTGATGAACCAGCACTATATCACCATACTACTGTATTCACTATACTGTAATACTCCAGGCTCTAGATCAACATGTGCTTGCAACCACATGGCCAGAGGCCAATGAAGTGCTGCAACAAAAAGTCCCAAAATAACtattataaatgtatattaaagtcataaactattaacatttaatattaGTAAAACCTTAAAAGACTTTAAAAGCTACTgtctgatgatgataaataatgtGTGACTTAATCAAAATGTAAAGTCTATGGGACAGGCTGCTGGGCTCATGAAAAGAgacactacagtactagtaaGAGGAGGCACCACCAGAAAACAATGAATGGACGTCATCTTGGTGTTAgataacagaaaataaacaacacCTTGTTTTCTGGGGATGATTCCTTTAAGTGTAAATCCTTTAAATGactaaaaatttaaaaaatgtctccAGGTTCTGGGCATCGGGACTGCCACGCTATGACGGCTACCAGCACGCTGCAACATGCTGCAATCAACAAGGACAATGGACACAAAGCAGATCTGATAATAAGAACTGGATCTGTGAGAAATAGATTACCTGAATTCTTTGATGAAGGAGGGATGTGTAGTGTTGGGGTCATTTGTTTAGTTGTTTATTCTTTGTTGCATGTTAAATAACCTGGATTACATAGATATTGTTCCTCTGCCATAAAGTGCACAATCTGCTTTGTTGTCGTCCTCAAAACAGTACATGAACACCTACTCTGTATTCCTACAGGATTATAACAATGAAATTAGGGATTCAAACCTTCAAACCAAaacaaagttaacgtgataataacgtgttaacgcaaattaattttaacgccactaatttctttaacgcattatctTGAAATTCTTAGGTTGTAACGTGCATTttaggggcaagtcatagtcaagtcagcacactgacacactgacagctgttgttgcctgttgggctgcagtttgccatgttatgattgaagcatattgttttatgctaaatgcagtacctgtgagggtttctggacaatatctgttattgttttgtgttgttcattgatttccaataataaatatatacatacatttgcataaagcagcatatttataaCTTCCTTCTTCTaataacagtttttcttcatctccttgtattttgatatctgcaatatttttttgtactttgtactactaacttttttactgcctttttactaacatgttttgcactatggaactgtgatgctggacacttgaatttccctcaggatcaataaagttactatctatctatctatctatctatctatctatctatatttgtcaactcccatgttgataagagtattaaatatttgacaaatctccctttaaagttacattttgaacaaatgaaaatatgtgattcatttgggattaatcctgattaaatattttaattgattgaaagCCCTACTGTAGTTGTGTGGATGACGTCTGTGACGTTCTATGtacccttagaacccattttcattcacatatctttaggTCAGAGTCAAAGGACCTGTTtggtatggcatggttggtaccgatggattcatcaggtttgttagtttcatatgatgccagtatcttcactctagctttaaaactgagcccgttacaacctaaaaatcgcaagttgcgttgatGAAATTAGGTctgttaaaacaattttgcatTAAAGCTGGtccattacaaataaataaaatcatatcaAAATAAAGAACTATTAATACAAGCTAAAGAGTTGTTCCATATTTGTTTGTGGTCATGGTAAATTCAGTATAATGTCTGTTCTGGCAGAAATAAACTGTTTGGAATGGAGAGCTCGTATAACAACTACAGCTGGGCAATAAATCAAAGTTATCCAAACTATCAGTCAACTGACGctgatattattttattattttggttACATTAATGTGAAACAGctttaaactgtatttttcagatCTGACAGGCTGCAGTACGGTTCAGTTACACCTTCATCCTTTCATTTTTCTTACTTCATTAAACTGTTGCCTCTCAGTGTTAAGGCATCGCATCCACATTTCTAATTCTTTAATAATCTTTAAGCACAAAGCACAAATAACTGAAGCTGAAACATCATAACATTATAAACTGCATATGAATATAAGGAAATCTGGGCAACAAAAAGGTCTCCTCATTTGATTCTGCCCAGCTCTGGCAGCAACCAATCCAACTTTAATTAAGCATTTTGCTCTAACATGCTTCATAACTGGGACACAgctgttttatttctattgCTTATAGTTACAACCTTCAGCATGGCTTGAGAGCCGTTTTATCTACGTATATATCCTGGCGTAGTGTGGGGGGAGTGTGCGCTGGTACTTCCTTTATGTTCGACAGTTAGTACCGCATACTATACCAGTACACAAAGTTATACAGCAGCATAGTAACCTTTCAACACGGTGCAGCAAGTGAAGTGCAGCTACTAGTCTCGGTCCTCTCAAGATGTCTACTATTTATGCCAAACCAGATTTAACAACGGAGGTGAGATACAACAGAAAGGTGCAGGAAGAGTGGGAGGAATGGGGGGTTGTTATCTACGAGTGTACAGACGTTATCAGAGAAGACCACGCTGATATTCAGTCACACAAAGGAGGTAAGTGAGAAATTATgactaattaatattattaaaaaaaatcattgtatgTTGGTGGTTTTTCCTTTAAATCATGTTGGActgatgtgatgatgagactCATCTTTCCAATCCTAGAGGAACTGCAGCCCATCAGCATCTATGTTTGTTTCTATAGACCTACATGTACGCTATGAAACCttgtgttttacagctgttATGCTGCTGTTATTTGGTGCCACTTTATTTCAAATTACCACAAagttttttaaacacaaacttGTTTTAGGCGTCATTCCTGTTGGTCATGAGAAAATATAAACAGGAAATGAAACATTCAACCAAGataagctggtttactaaatggatttcccctctaatgaacaattatataacaaacatgataAATGTCAGCATTTCAGAGAAAAAATCAGATCCATTTCATCTTTTTgccgccatgttgcagtactTTAGCCTGTGATGTCACTCGGTGGGTTAGCTCGGCTGAGTTACACCGATAAAACGGTAGAGACCGTGAGAGACGGAGACTGAGAagacacaggacagaagaaaacaaaagacggGACACTGATGTATTGttcctggatgtaaagatgagttttagaatgttaaaaacaaggacaaaacAGTCCATGGTGGAGGGATTGAAGTGAGGACTTATATATatgacttatatatatatatatatataatagttcaTTAGAGTATAAATTCCTTTAGTAcaccagcttaacttggttgaacgGTTCCTCTTTCACGATCATAATTTCTGAGAACTGACGAAGCACTAACTCTGGTCAAGATACATTTGCCACAGAGGTGTTAACCACAAGACATGAAGAAAGGAAGTGCAGCATGACAAGGTCTCTAACATCATTATCAAttcagagagaaaggagagagagacactgaagAGGGGGAGGATGCAAAGTTGTAAGTCAGTTGTGCATTTAGAAGTTCCTTTATAACTCAACATATGAGATGAGTTCATATTTGTTTTACCTTGAAATAATAATTGGTTCACAGAAGTGTTGAAATGTTTCTGACAGATGTCACCCCACCACAGTTAAACGTTATCCTAACAGCGGGAAATGTTAAAAACTATGAGATCCATGTTGGTTCCCTTTAATGGACtcgctctctgtgtgttttgtcacTTCAGGACCGCTCACTGAGAAACATCCTCCAGCCGTCCAAACGAGGCCTTTCagggctgctgctctctgtctaGGAGTGCTGTGCTTTCTGATGATAATAGGAATCATCTTCTTATCCGTACAGTGtaagataaaaaacaacaccCAACAACTACTGAGCACAAAGTACTGAACCAATAATGTACTGAAATGGTCTCATCTTCAGGCTTTAAAGGCACTCGATTCAACTGTTAATTGTTGACTATTGAATGTGCGTTATC
This Sebastes fasciatus isolate fSebFas1 chromosome 17, fSebFas1.pri, whole genome shotgun sequence DNA region includes the following protein-coding sequences:
- the LOC141753877 gene encoding CD209 antigen-like protein 2, producing the protein MSTIYAKPDLTTEVRYNRKVQEEWEEWGVVIYECTDVIREDHADIQSHKGGPLTEKHPPAVQTRPFRAAALCLGVLCFLMIIGIIFLSVQYISVTLEKDELQTRYDQLSYNNSQLQEKVSDLSVNHNQLQDEVKQLKGKIEEKWCPEGWRRFGCSCYFKSNERKTWYKSREYCQQRGADLVVINNKEEQEFVNQLNMDGESWIGLREIWTQRWEWEWVDGSPLTETFWASGLPRYDGYQHAATCCNQQGQWTQSRSDNKNWICEK